Genomic segment of uncultured Tolumonas sp.:
TTGGATCTGATGTAGTTAGGTCGTTGCATTTTTGTTTTCAAACACCGTACTTTTGATTTGGGTATTTGGAGACAGAGGTAAAAGTAACTATATCCGCTGGCCATGGGTGGAAGAGCAGGGGACTTACTGCTTTGTTGAGTTGGTGATAGATCTGGCAACTCGCGTGGTGCAAATGGACGGGTTTCTCTTTCTTTCTCGTTTGTATGCTCAAGGGCTGGATTATCACGAGCTGGGACATAGGTGATGCCTTGCTTGATCAAACCAGGTAATGCGTATCGGCGATTAGCGCCCAGCTTTCCTCCAGGTACACTCATTTCATTGAACCGATAGCAAATACCTTTGGCTTTGCTGTTTTGGAATTGGATGTAGCAATGTACATCCAGTTTTTCGAGGCGGTGAATTAGATCGGGTAGTGATTTTTTGCCGGATTGCATACATTGATTGATGGCCGTGTCTATATAGATACGCAGTTGGTTTTTGATGGGAAACCGCTCTTTATTGTTGATGTCTTTACCATCAAAGGGATCGGCTACCGTTTCTAATCCATATTTCAGTTCAAATTTACGCATCAGGTTTGTGGCTTTCACTTTTTCCTGCCATTGATTTACTACGGGATGGCGAGGAAGATTTTGAACGGTACACGCTGCTATATGGATGTGTTGTTTATCGGTATCATTGTGCTTAGTAACAACATATTTGCAATGCTGGTAGCCCATTTCTTTCATAAAGGTTTTAGCGACATGGTGCCATTGAACATGGGTTAATTCCTCCCCGACAGGGAGGGATATAATAAAGTGCTTGTAAGGGGTTTTAACCGCTGGATTTAGTGTTGCTTGTTTTTCTATTTCATGAACAAAGCCAGAGATATCTGCGTTATGGGCGGGGATCCGGTGCAGTTCATCGCCATTAAACACTAATGTTGGATCAGGTAGGCTGATTAAATTTGAACATATATAATCAACACTGTTATTGATAGTAACTGATTTTAGATGCTCCTTGGTTCGTCCAAAAATATACTCAATGATATGTGTGGCATCTGCACGGTTACCCGATTTGTTTTTACAGCTAATAATTTCATTGATCATGTTTTTTCTCCAACATGGTCACCAACATATTACTCATTTCATCTGCGGTGAATGTATGGACTGTGAAATGTAATAGCGTTTGTTTATCTAGGCTTCCGTACAATTCTTGCCTAACTAGGGATAATAGATCCATCAAAGTAAAAAGGTTTTGCAATGTTATTTTTATATTTCTCTCTTTCGAGAAACCTTGATCTTTATCTATTTCATTAATCAATAAAGTCACTTCAGAAAACACAGTATTTAGCTTTTCAGCGATTTCTTTATTTATCTCGGGGATTTTTAATTCAGGTGGTTCGAGAGTGCTCGTTGCTAAGGCGCGTAGGAAGGAGGACATATCATCATATCCCCAAGCGATACGTGCCTTTTCGGCAATGTCGAGTTCTATCTTGTTAAAGTTTGTTGTTTCTCGGTTGGTTCTTTTTAAATGATCAGTAATGATGATTTTTTTGTTTCTTGGTATTAAGTTGGCAAATGGATCGTTATAATTATTATTCATGCTCGCACTTCCTTTTTATTATTATATTTATTTTTCTTTTAACTATATTCTACCTATCTCCGGAAGGAGATATCAACTGTTATTTTCAGTAGTTACGATAAGTAACTACTGAAACCTGCTTGCTAGCCAAATAAGCAATAAAAAATATATTTTTAGTGACTCTTGTTTTTAATTGTTCACTTTATGTATTTTATTTGTTTTGCACTATTGGTCTGTGAGTATATTCCCATTGAATTTATTTTGCTTTTACAGTCTGCAAATTATTTGTTAGTGTTTTGTTTTTAAAATTATTTAGCAATTAAGATAAACTGATATTATTAAAATCTCAGAGTTAACAATTTATGATGTGAGTACGGTTCATCTGTGAATACATTAAATAATATAAGAAATGATATATGATTGGAGGTGCTAAATGTAAGTAGCAATAGAAAGATGCTTGGTAGTCAAAGATGTCTATCGTTAGTGGTTCCCTTTTGGAAAGACCTCAAGCATAACGCCGAGAAAGAAGCTAATTATAGTCAATATCGATTTATTTAACTAAATATACAAAAAGACTCATTCGAGTTTTTAATATTAGAATAATCTTAATTATTCTTTAAGATATTTATGCTATGTCTGAAATAAGTATGTTGATTGTAGGGATAAAAGGAGAGTGGTGAGCGAGAACATAGACTGAAGTGGTAAGTGTTCAACTAGAGATAATGGTGCCCGGGGCCGGACTCGAACCGGCACACCCGAAGGCGGTTGATTTTGAATCAACTGCGTCTACCGATTTCGCCACCCGGGCACGGTGTCGTTTTATAGTATAAAAGTATAAAACGGTATAAAACAAATTTCTAAGCCATGTTAACCCTAAAGAAGCTTTAAAATCAACATCTTAAATGACTTTATTCGCTAGGCTCTGTGAATTTTGAATCCGCTGCGTCTACCGATTTCGCCACCTGGGCAACAAATGCAAAACTTAACTCGCTGATTACTCAGTCTGCTTGTCTTACGGGGTCGCATTATACAAAGGTAAATCGCGAGCGCAAATTGTTTTTCACGTGATCTGGTTCAGATGCTGAATAAATGCTCGCTTTGATGATTCGCATATCAGCGACTGACTCGGTTAGAATGCAATTTCCTTGAAGATTGATATGTGTGAATTATGAGTAAATTAAACCGTTCCCGTTCCCGATCGATGTCTGGTAAGTCAACAGCAACATCAACTGGGATCTCACTGAACTTACCCCGAGCCGGGTTTCGTCGCCGCCTTGGTGCTTGGTCAATCGATGCCTTACTTGTGTTGCCATTATTAGTAGCTGCTGGTTATTTAGGTTATGGATTGGCACATTTGCTGGTGGGAGTTGGTTTATTGTCACTTGGTGAGGGAGCTACTGTCGGGGAATGGTTGGCACATCAACTATGGTTTAGCCTCTGGCTGGCAGGAGTGCTGTGCAGTTATTTTGTCTGGTTTTGGTGTCGGGATGGGCAAACGCCGGGCATGGTGCGTTTTCAATTACGCGTACAAAATACCGATGGATCTTTATTGCGGGTTGGGCAGGCTCTGGTTCGTTTAGCAACATCGGCGTTTGGTCTGGGCAATTTTATGGTGATTTTTGATCGTCGCGAGTTTCTGGCATTTCAAGATTATTGGGCCAGTTGTGAAACGGTAGTTACTTCACCTGCAGCAGGACGCTAAAATTAAAAAGGCGTCTGTACTGACAGACGCCTATGTTGTTTGAAATTTAGTTTCGGCGCCGGAGCATATAAATGGCAATGCCCATAAACAATAGGCTAGGGATACTGGCTCCCAGCAATGGTGGCACGTCATAAACCAGGCTAAATGGCCCTAACACCTGATTCAATACAAAAAAGGCAAACCCCATCATTACGCCGGAGATCAATCGGGCACCCATACTTACCGAGCGTAGCGGGCCAAAAATGGTTGAGGCGGCCAGCAGCAGCATGGCAATCACACCGAGCGGTGCTAACAATTTCCGCCAGAACTCAAGTTCATAATCATTAACTTGTTGCCCATTGCTTTTCATATAACTGATGTAGTTATACAAACCCTGTGCAGACAACTCATCAGGTGATACCGATACCACGCCCAGCTTGTCAGGCGTCAAATTCGTTTGCCATGTCCAATCAGTTGGATGGTTAAACTGAATTTGTTGTTTATTCTGCAGTTGTGTTACGACCGCATCCTTTAGATGCCATAGCTGTTGTTTATAAGTGGCTTGCGGCGAGCGAACGACTTCCTGTAATTCACCATTATCGTTAAACCGGTACATCGTCAGGTCATGCAGACTGCCGTCACGAAACAGTGCGCCAATACTGATGAAACGGTTGCCTTCTTTGATCCATACACCATAAGTTGACGCTGTTATTTTACCGCCGGTCAGTGCTTCGGTTTTAATATCATGCGCTTTTTGCTCACCAAGTGGAGCCACATATTCACCCAGTAACATGACTAAAAACATGGCTGGAATAACGGTCTTTAATGCGGATAAGACAATACGGGTACGCGATAACCCAGTGGCTTGCAGAACTACTAATTCACTGCTGCTGGCCAGTTGTCCCAGGCCAATGACACCACCTAACAGTGCTGCCATTGGGAAAAACAGCACGATATCGCTGGGAGTTATATAGAGAACACGTAAAATCGCGCTCATCGTGGTGTAGTTACCTTCACCCACCCGCTGTAATTGATCAACAAATTTGATCAACGAAGACAGGCCTACCAGCGTGACGGTACACATCAAAATAGCGAGTAGTATGGTGCGTCCGATGTAACGATCGAGAATACCAAACATCAGCATTTCTCCTTATGCCAAAACAATCGGATGCGTTGCCATAAGCGTGTGTTGGCAAGGTTCATCGGTACAGCCAGGAACAAAGTAAACAATAGCGGTTGTAGATATAACCCTGGCATGGCAGGTAGATGCCCTTTTTCTACCGCAGATTCGCCAGCACTGAGCAACAAGAAATAACTCAGATAGAGCAAAACGGCAGGCAGCAGTTTGGCATAACGGCCTTGGCGTGGATTCACCATCGCCATGGGCACGGCAATTAGCGTTAAGATCGGAATCGATAGCGGTAAGGCGATGCGCCATTGCCATTCGGCAATTTCTTTCGTATCCGTGCTGTGATAGAGTTGTTGCGATGGGATGGCGCCGGATTTACGACTCGACGGTTCAATGTCTTTACGCTGGATCTGTGCTTTGTATTGCGTAAATTCGGCAACACTAAATTCAGTTGCAGGCGGCGTGCCCGCATAGCGTTTGCCATTGTTTAATGTCACCCACGGTATCCCTTTCTCATCTGTGGTCAGATTGCCATCGCTGGCCACCACAATTGCAGCTTCTTCCGGTTTATCACTGTGTTGTAATAAAAAAATCCGTTGCAGGCTACGTCCGCTTTTCTGTACATCTTCGACATAGGCGACCAGTTTCCCGTCATCCAGATTGAGAAAACGGCCACTTTCCAGTGGTACCGCCAACGGATCTGATTTGGCTTCATCCAGCAGTTGCGTTTGTTTTTCCCGCGCCATCGGCGCCAGCCACATAGTGTTAGTTACAGCAACCGCTGTCGTCAGGAAGGCCAGCACCAAGCTCACTTTCATGATATAGCCAGGGCCAACACCGATCGCGCGTAATACCGTCATTTCACTGTCGGCATAGAGGCGGCCATGTGCAAACAAAATGGCAATAAATAAACTGATGGGTAACAGCAATAAACCCATGTATGGAATGTTGAGCAGCATCAATTGACCAATCAATGATACTGGTATGGAACCATCTGCAGCTTTCGATAACGTGCGGATGAACTGCTGACTGGTAAAAATCAGTAGCAGGATCAGCAGGATTGAAAGCTGCGTTTTGAGTGTTTCTTTAAATATATAACGGAAAACTATCACGCAGGCCTCGGGAAAACTTGTAATTACTGGCGAATCGCTAAAAAATAGTTGCCTTAATTCCATTTTATGATGTTTTGCGTACCGAACCTGTTCATCCTGAACGGGTGGGTCGGCCTCTATTATCGACCAATCGGTGGGCTTTGTCTTTAGTAGCAAGGAGTCCTCATGGAATTCGGCGTTAAAAGCGGCAGCCCGGAGAAGCAGCGCAGTGCCTGTATCGTGGTCGGTGTATTCGAACCACGTCGGTTATCTGCGGTGGCGGAGCAACTGGATCGCGTCAGCGATGGTTATCTGAGTTCGTTGTTGCGTCGTGGTGATCTGGAGGGTAAAACCGGCCAGATGTTGTTGCTGCATCAAGTTCCCGGGGTGTTGAGTGAGCGGGTGTTGCTGGTAGGGTGTGGTAAAGAACGTGAGCTGGATGAGCGTCAGTTCAAACAGATCATTCAAAAAACTATCAGCACATTGAATGAAACCGGATCGATGGAAGCGGTCTGCTTTTTGACAGAATTACATGTCAAAGGACGGGATGCCTACTGGAAAGTAAGACAAGCGGTCGAAACTGCGCAAAACAGTCTTTACACGTTTGATCAATTTAAGACGAATAAGGCGGAATTACGCCGTCCGCTGCGTAAACTGGTGTTTAACGTAGCAACACGTCGTGAGCTGTCGATTGGTGAAAAAGCGATTGCGCATGGTTTAGCGGTATCGAACGGCATGAAAATTTGCCGTGATGTCGCCAATATGCCGCCTAATATTTGTACGCCAGCCTATCTGGCATCACAGGCGCGTCGTCTGGCGGATAGTAGCCAATACATCACCACTAAGGTGATTGGCGAACAGCAAATGGCCGAGCTTGGTATGAATGCCTATCTGGCAGTGGCGCGTGGTTCGTCTAACGAAGCCATGATGTCGGTGATGGAATATAAAGGCCACCCGGATGCCAAACCATTGGTATTGGTGGGAAAAGGGCTGACGTTCGACTCGGGTGGTATTTCGATCAAACCGGCTGATGGCATGGATGAGATGAAATACGACATGGGTGGTGCGGCGTCGGTATTAGGCACCATGACCGCCCTGGCTGAACTGAAACCGCCGATCAATGTGATCGGTGTGTTGGCGGGTGCGGAGAATATGCCTGACGGTAAAGCTTACCGCCCAGGTGATATTCTGACCTCGATGTCAGGCCAGACCATTGAAGTATTAAATACCGATGCGGAAGGGCGTCTGGTATTGTGTGACGTTCTCACCTATGTGGAGCGCTTTGAGCCGGAATCCGTGATTGATATCGCGACGCTGACCGGCGCTTGCGTGATTGCGCTCGGTAGTCATGCCAGTGGTTTGATGTCGAATCATAACCCGCTGGCGCATGAACTGCTGAATGCATCGGAATTGTCAGGCGACAAAGCGTGGCGTTTACCGCTGTGGGATGAATATCAGGAACAGATCGAAAGTCCGTTTGCCGATATGGTGAACACCGGCGGTCGTCCGGCAGGCGCCATTACTGCAGGAGCATTCCTGAGTCGTTTCACGAAAAAATATAACTGGGCGCATCTGGATATTGCCGGAACCGCCTGGAAATCAGGTAAAGAGAAAGGTTCGACCGGACGTCCGGTGCCATTGCTGACGCAGTTCTTGTTGAACCGCGCTGGCGTAGAAGTCGACGATTAGCACAGTCGACCCATTAAGATGAAAATAGGATAGGGCGGCAACGCCCTTTTACTGCATGCCACATGTCACTTTTTATTTACTGCCGGACGACACTGCGACCACGCCGCTGAACAATGGTTTAAGCCACGCGGTGGCGGTGTTAGCTTGCCAGTTAACGACAGCGCGATTCCGCCAGAATCAAACGCTGTTTTTGTTGGCACAGACCCAAGAACATGCCGAGCAATTAGACGAAATGCTGTGGCAGCAAGATCCGAATAGTTTTGTGCCACATGGTCTTTCTGATGAGGCCACGGTGACACAAGCCCCTGTTGAGATTGGCACTGGTATGCCAAAACGCAGTCGACAGGTGCTGATTAATTTGGCCGATAGCATTCCGCCATTTGCTAATCGTTTTGCTCAGATCATTGATTTCGTTCCTGCGGACGAATCGCAAAAACAACAGGCGCGCGACCGCTATAAGCAATATCGGGCGCTGGGTTTCACGCTGGAGACGGTGCCTGCACCGACACTCCCATAAGACAGATGAAGACAGATGGAAAAGACGTTTAATCCAAACGCCATTGAACAGGCGATGTACCAGCACTGGGAAGAACAGGGCTATTTCAAACCAAGCGGCGACACCAGCAATGGCAGCTACTGTATCGTGATCCCGCCACCAAACGTGACGGGCAGCCTGCACATGGGTCATGCGTTCCAGCAGACCATCATGGATTCGCTGATCCGTTATCAGCGTATGCTGGGCAAAAATACCTTGTGGCAGGCGGGTACTGACCATGCCGGTATTGCGACTCAGATGGTAGTGGAACGTAAGATCGCCGCCGAAGAGGGCAAGACACGCCACGATTATGGTCGTAATGCGTTCATCGACAAGATCTGGCAATGGAAGGAAGAGTCTGGCGGCACCATCACCCGTCAGATGCGTCGTTTAGGCGCCTCTGTGGATTGGGATCGTGAAGCGTTCACCATGGACCCTGCTCTGTCACATGCGGTACAGGAAGTGTTTGTGCGTCTGTATGAACAAGATCTGATCTATCGCGGTAAACGTCTGGTGAACTGGGATCCGAAACTGCACACCGCAATCTCTGATCTGGAAGTGGAAAACAAAGAAGTCAAAGGCCACATGTGGCATCTGCGTTATCCGCTGGCGGATGGCGAAAAAACTGCCGAAGGCAAAGATTACCTGATCGTGGCAACCACCCGTCCGGAAACTATGCTGGGTGACACGGCAGTGGCGGTGAATCCGGAAGATCCGCGTTACAAGGCACTGATCGGCAAGTTTATCGAACTGCCGCTGGTGGGCCGTCGTATTCCGATCGTGGCGGATGAACATGCGGACATGGAAAAAGGCACTGGTTGTGTGAAGATCACCCCGGCGCACGATTTCAACGATAACGAAGTCGGTAAACGTCAACACTTACCGATGATCAACATCTTCACACTGGATGCCCACATTCGTGCGGAAGCGGAAGTGTATGACAGCAAAGGCAACCCAAGCGATGTGTATCCGGCGGCATTGCCGGCTGAGTTTGCGGGTTTAGAGCGTTATGCAGCGCGTAAAGCGATCATCGCCGCACTCGAAGCCAAAGGTCTGATGGACGAGATCAAAGATCACGTGTTACAGCAGCCTTACGGCGACCGTGGTGGTGTACCAATCGAACCGATGCTGACCGACCAGTGGTATGTGCGTGCTGATGTGCTGGCGAAACCCGCGATTGAAGCGGTGGAAGATGGCCGTATTCAGTTCGTGCCGAAACAGTATGAAAACATGTATTTCTCTTGGATGCGTGACATTCAGGACTGGTGTATTTCCCGTCAGTTATGGTGGGGCCACCGTATTCCTGCTTGGTACGACAACAACGGTAACGTGTATGTTGGCCGTGATGAAGTGGAAGTACGTGCGAACAATGGTTTAGCGGCTGATGTGGCGTTACGTCAGGATGATGACGTGCTGGACACGTGGTTCAGCTCAGCATTGTGGACTTTCTCAACACTGGGCTGGCCGGAAAAAACACCTGAGTTGGAGATGTTCCACCCGACTGATGTGTTGGTGACTGGCTTTGACATTATTTTCTTCTGGGTTGCCCGCATGATCATGATGACCATGCACTTCGTGAAAAACGAAGATGGCACGCCACAAGTGCCGTTTAAGACGGTGTATGTGACGGGTCTGATCCGTGATGAAGAGGGCCAGAAGATGTCGAAATCCAAGGGCAACGTGCTTGACCCATTGGATATGATCGACGGTATCTCATTGCCGGAGTTGCTAGAAAAACGTACCGGTAACATGATGCAGCCACAACTGGCTGAGAAGATCGGCAAACGCACCGAGAAGCAGTTCCCAGAAGGCATTGAAGCGCACGGCACCGATGCGCTGCGCTTTACTCTGGCGGCACTGGCGTCGACTGGTCGTGATATCAACTGGGACATGAAACGTCTGGATGGTTACCGTAACTTCTGTAACAAACTGTGGAACGCCAGCCGTTATGTGCTGATGAACACCGAAGAGCAGGATTGCGGTTTTGCTGGTGGCGAAATGCAGTTCAGCTTGGCGGATCGTTGGATCACCTCACAGTTGCAACTGACCATTCAAGAGCTGCGTCATGCGATGGATACCTATCGCTTCGACCAAGCGGCGGGTGTGTTGTATGAGTTTATCTGGAACCAGTTTTGTGACTGGTATCTGGAGCTGACCAAGCCGGTATTGTGGCAGGGTAGCGAAGTCGAGCAGCGCGCCACGCGTCATACACTGGTGACTGTGCTGGAAAGCCTGCTGCGTCTGGCACACCCGATTATGCCATTTATGACTGAATCAATCTGGAAGTCAGTGGCTCCGCTGGCAGGTATTCATGCCGACACCTTGATGCTGCAAGCTTACCCTGAGTTTGATGCAGCGAAATTGGATGAAACCGCGTTGGCGGATCAGGAATGGGTGAAACAGTTTATCGTCAGCGTGCGTAACATTCGTGCTGAGATGAACGTGGCGCCAAGTGTACCGTTGACCGTGTTGTTGAAAGCCGATGCGCTGGACAGCCAACGTGCGGCAGACAACGCAGCGTTCCTGAAATCACTGGCTAAGCTGGAAAGCATCACGGTGCTGGCGGCTACTGACGCAGAACCTTTATCAGTGAAGAAGCTGATCGGGAACACTGAGCTGTTGATCCCGATGGCAGGTCTCATCGACAAAGACGCGGAACTGGCGCGTCTGGCGAAAGAAGTTGAGAAACTGGAAAAAGAGTGTGGCCGTATCGAAGGCAAACTGGGTAACGAAGCCTTTGTGGCGAAAGCGCCAGAAGCGGTGATCGCCAAAGAGCGCGAAAAACTGACCGATTACCAAAGTCAGCTGACCAAACTCAAAGAACAGCAAGAAACCATCAAATCACTGTAATAGTCTGATTTGATATGAAAAAAGCGCTGATATTTCAGCGCTTTTTTTTATCCAGCTGATTAGCCAGAAAATCAAGTAACACCCGTACCCGATGGGGCACATAACGATTACTCGGCAGGATCGCGTAAATGCCTAAATCCGGTGTCGCAAACTCATCCAATATATTTTCAACCGCGCCACTGGCCAGATAATCATTTACGATGAAATCGGGTTGCCGTGAGATGCCTAAGCCTTTTGCCACCGCTTCAGTCAGCGCATCGCCGTTATTTGCTTTGATCCGACAGTTGATATAAACCGTTTCATAGCGGCCGTCGATCAGATAAGTCCAGCTTGAGCCGCTGGCGGTGAGGGTATAACCCAGACAGTCGTGATGGATCAGCTCGGATGGATGGGTCGGTCGGCCATGTTTTTGCAGGTAATCAGGGGAGGCAATCGTCAGCAATTTACAGGAACTGAGTTTACGTACGATGTCACCGGGTTCCAGTTGTCCGGCAATACGGATGGAGAGATCCATACCTTCTTCAATCAGGTTCATCCTCCGGTCATCAAAATCGAGTTCCAGATTAATGTCTGGATATAAGGTGGAAAACTCCAGCAACAGCGGCGAAAGCACTTTCAAACCAAAACTGAGCGGTAAACCGATGCGGACATTACCTCTTGGTGTCAGACGCTCTTCCATCACACTGGCTTCGGCGGTATCAACCAAATCAAGAATGACCCGACATTTTTCCAGATAGGCGCTGCCAGCGGATGTCAGCGACAGGCGTCGGGTATTCCGCACCATTAATTTCACGCCAAGGTGTGCTTCCAATGCGGCGATCTGTCGTGTGACGACGGAACGAGCTAGGCCCATCTGTTCGGCAACGGCCGTGAAACTACCGGATTCTACGATGCGCACAAATAAGTGCATGGCGTCGAGTCGATTCATTGTTGCTATTCCAGCAATTGACATTTCTCTATTGTCCTCTATTTAGCATCAATCTAAAAGACTATAGTTCGCTCAACAACACCAACCGGTGTTTGAAACTTGTTCATCACTGATTCCATTTAAATGAGGAGATCCACCATGCAGATCATTAACCGTTTCGGACCACTGGTCGGCCGTATTTTGATTGCGCTGATTTTTGTCATGTCAGGTTTTGGCAAGATCACGGGTTTTGCCGGCACGGTCGGTTACATTGCCAGCCAGGGATTGCCACTCCCACAGTTAGCGGCTATCGCGGCGATTGTTGTTGAATTGGGCGGTGGCTTGATGGTGATCGTGGGTTGGAAAGCGCGTTGGGCCGCTGCCGCAATGTTTATTTTTACCGCGATGGCCGCGTTTATCTTCCATGCTTATTGGGCGGCACCGGTTGAACAAGTGCAAAACCAAATGATCCACTTCATGAAAAATATTTCGATGATGGGCGGTCTGTTGTATGTGGTGGTGCATGGCAGTGGTGCTTTGAGTTTAGATAAAACCAACGTTTCTAAATCATAACGTTGCTAAATCATAACGTTTTTAGGTAATGCTGAGCCACTCAGCATACTTTTAAGTCGTTTCCCGTCGTGATTGTTATCAGAGGAGTTACGTATATGTTGGAAGTCAGAGCGTCATCCGATCGAGGCCATGCCAATTTTGGTTGGTTACTGTCAAAACACAGTTTTTCCTTTGGTAATTATTACGATCCGCAGCAGCTTGGCTTTTCAGATCTGTTGGTGATTAACGACGATCAGGTCAAGCAAGGTAAAGGTTTTGATACGCACGGCCACCGTGATATGGAGATCTTTTCCTATGTGTTGGAAGGGGCGTTGGAGCATAAAGATTCGATGGGTACGGGTTCCGTGATCCGACCAGGCGATGTGCAGATGATGAGTGCTGGTTCCGGCATCCGGCATAGTGAATACAACCCTTCCCGCGAAGAGTTGGTGCATTTTTTACAGATCTGGATCGTGCCCAATCGTAAAGGCGTGACCCCACGTTATCAGCAGCAACACTTCGCGGATGCGGAAAAGCGTGGCCAGTTGCGCTTGATTATTTCACCGGAAGGGGAAGCGGGTTCACTGT
This window contains:
- a CDS encoding pirin family protein, with the protein product MLEVRASSDRGHANFGWLLSKHSFSFGNYYDPQQLGFSDLLVINDDQVKQGKGFDTHGHRDMEIFSYVLEGALEHKDSMGTGSVIRPGDVQMMSAGSGIRHSEYNPSREELVHFLQIWIVPNRKGVTPRYQQQHFADAEKRGQLRLIISPEGEAGSLSVYQDIRVYAGLFDGDEAQTFTLPDNRYAYVHVARGSIEINGQPLSAGDGARIRQEQHITLQHGVAAEVLLFDLRPNELALVR
- a CDS encoding LysR family transcriptional regulator, which produces MNRLDAMHLFVRIVESGSFTAVAEQMGLARSVVTRQIAALEAHLGVKLMVRNTRRLSLTSAGSAYLEKCRVILDLVDTAEASVMEERLTPRGNVRIGLPLSFGLKVLSPLLLEFSTLYPDINLELDFDDRRMNLIEEGMDLSIRIAGQLEPGDIVRKLSSCKLLTIASPDYLQKHGRPTHPSELIHHDCLGYTLTASGSSWTYLIDGRYETVYINCRIKANNGDALTEAVAKGLGISRQPDFIVNDYLASGAVENILDEFATPDLGIYAILPSNRYVPHRVRVLLDFLANQLDKKKR
- a CDS encoding DoxX family protein: MQIINRFGPLVGRILIALIFVMSGFGKITGFAGTVGYIASQGLPLPQLAAIAAIVVELGGGLMVIVGWKARWAAAAMFIFTAMAAFIFHAYWAAPVEQVQNQMIHFMKNISMMGGLLYVVVHGSGALSLDKTNVSKS